The following proteins are co-located in the Apium graveolens cultivar Ventura chromosome 5, ASM990537v1, whole genome shotgun sequence genome:
- the LOC141661968 gene encoding dirigent protein 22-like, whose product MSNIHLPIILATLMFSFLFLGEARDFYKSIPRETLNLKKEKLSHLHFYFHDIASGPNPTAMRVSSSAITNTSSSFFGAVVIIDDPLTMGPELSSKQVGRAQGMYAGASLSEVSFLMVLNYVFTRGKFNGSAISILGRNPVSSDVREMPIVGGSGRFRFARGYAQARTHAVDFKTGDAVVEYNVYVFHY is encoded by the coding sequence ATGTCTAACATACACCTCCCCATAATATTAGCAACTTTGATGTTTTCTTTCCTCTTTCTCGGAGAAGCCCGAGACTTTTACAAAAGCATACCTCGTGAAACCCTAAACCTTAAAAAGGAAAAGCTAAGCCACTTACACTTCTACTTCCATGACATTGCCAGTGGCCCTAACCCTACAGCCATGCGTGTGTCTTCCTCTGCTATAACCAACACTTCATCGTCATTTTTCGGTGCCGTTGTAATAATCGATGATCCGTTAACAATGGGACCAGAGCTAAGTTCTAAGCAAGTGGGAAGAGCTCAAGGAATGTACGCGGGTGCTTCGCTTAGCGAGGTGTCGTTTTTGATGGTTTTGAACTATGTTTTTACTCGAGGGAAGTTTAATGGGAGCGCGATAAGTATATTAGGCCGAAATCCGGTGTCTTCTGATGTGAGGGAAATGCCGATTGTGGGAGGAAGTGGACGTTTCCGATTTGCACGTGGATATGCTCAGGCAAGGACTCATGCGGTTGACTTTAAAACCGGGGATGCCGTTGTGGAATACAATGTTTATGTTTTTCATTATTGA